One Deinococcus aerius genomic region harbors:
- a CDS encoding alpha/beta hydrolase, translated as MAGGRQQEPEGRLTARPAQGVQVSGARGLQALGLDGGRDALLYVPEGLPLTQPLPLVVMLHGAGGEARHALAPLLDHADAHGLLLLAPESRRRTWDVILGGYGPDVAFIDRALTWVFGRYAVDPGRIVLEGFSDGASYALSLGLGNGDLFTHLLAFSPGFMAPAAQVGAPRIFVSHGDGDRVLPIDRCSQVIVPELRGAGYDVAYLEFHGPHTVPREVVGTALAWLEGTG; from the coding sequence GTGGCGGGAGGAAGACAACAGGAACCGGAGGGCCGACTCACCGCGCGACCAGCTCAGGGCGTTCAGGTTTCGGGAGCGCGCGGCCTGCAAGCCCTCGGTCTGGACGGGGGCCGTGACGCCCTGCTCTATGTGCCCGAGGGTCTTCCGCTCACCCAGCCCCTCCCCCTCGTCGTCATGCTGCACGGGGCGGGGGGCGAGGCCCGGCACGCGCTGGCCCCGCTGCTCGACCACGCTGACGCCCACGGCCTGCTGCTCCTCGCCCCCGAGTCGCGCCGCCGCACCTGGGACGTAATCCTGGGCGGGTACGGCCCCGACGTGGCGTTCATCGACCGGGCGCTGACTTGGGTATTCGGGCGGTACGCGGTGGACCCGGGCCGGATCGTGCTGGAGGGCTTTTCCGACGGCGCCTCCTACGCCCTCTCGCTGGGGCTGGGAAATGGGGACCTGTTCACCCACCTGCTGGCCTTCTCGCCCGGCTTCATGGCCCCCGCCGCGCAGGTCGGCGCCCCCCGCATCTTCGTCTCACACGGCGACGGGGACAGGGTGCTTCCCATCGACCGCTGTAGCCAGGTGATCGTGCCCGAACTCCGCGGGGCGGGCTATGACGTGGCCTACCTCGAATTCCACGGACCGCACACCGTGCCGCGGGAGGTGGTGGGGACGGCCCTGGCGTGGCTGGAGGGAACGGGATGA